One segment of Cynocephalus volans isolate mCynVol1 chromosome 8, mCynVol1.pri, whole genome shotgun sequence DNA contains the following:
- the CRCT1 gene encoding cysteine-rich C-terminal protein 1, producing the protein MSSQQCASSAKGFSKGSSQGPAPTPAPAPAASSSSCCGGDSGCCGDSGCCGSSSTSCCCFPRRRRRQRSRGCCCCGGGSQRSQSSCNNQSSGCCSGGC; encoded by the exons ATGTCCTCCCAACAGTGCGCCTCTTCCGCCAAAGGCTTCTCCAAGGGGTCTTCACAGGGCCCCGCCCCGACGCCCGCCCCGGCGCccgccgcctcctcctcctcctgctgcggcggcg ACTCGGGCTGCTGCGGAGACTCGGGCTGCTGCGGCTCCAGCTCcaccagctgctgctgctttccaAGGAGGCGCCGCCGGCAGCGGAGtcgtggctgctgctgctgtgggggCGGCAGCCAGAGGTCCCAGAGCTCCTGCAACAACCAGAGCTCGGGCTGCTGCTCCGGCGGCTGCTGA